Part of the Gilliamella sp. wkB7 genome is shown below.
GCTCGGATAAACAACTTTCTGTTGAGTCATTTCTTAACCAAAATGCCCGTTTGAGTTTTAACCCTGCTAATTCTGGCAGTTTAAGCGACTTTGCAACTCAAGGACTTAATGCACTTAATTCCTTAACTTCGGCTAATCCTTTAGATTCATTAAAACAGACTAATCCATTAAAGCAGTTAGATAAACTTAAACAATCCAATCCACTCGATTCACTCAATTCTTTAACCCAATTTAATCCGCTTAATCCGTTAAACTCACTATTATCTCAGGGTGGCTCACGCACTCTTTATGGTGTGATTACCCAGTTCAGTCAATTATCAGTCAGTAACGATGAAGCTCGTTATCAGGTTGTCTTATCCTCGCAATTAGCCAAACTGGCATTAAGTCATAATTGTGCCATTTTTCAAAATCAAAGCGTTATCAGTGTGGTTGAAGAGGTCTTACGTGGTCATGGTTATACAGGGATTGATTATCGTTTAGCACTTAAAGAGCAATATCCGGAGCGTGAATTTATCACCCAGTGGCAGGAGAGTGACCTTGAGTTTATTCAAAGACTGCTTGCTGATGTGGGGGTCTATTTCCGATTTGAAACGCATGGTGAACACAACTGTGATGTGTTGGTCATCAGTGATTATGAGCAAGGTTATCAGCAGGTGGCTGATATTGTGTACAAACAACCGAGCGGCACACTGGATAACAGCGTTGAAAGTGTCTGGGATATAACCTTACACAGTCAGATGGTGGAATCTTCGGTACAAGTACAGGATTATAACTACCGCGATGCAGAGGCGAATTTACTGGGTGAGGTTAACAGCCAACAGAAAGATAACACCACTTACGGTACTGATTACCGTTATGATGAGCACTATAAAGGGTTAAATAGCAATGGTAATGGTAGTAATACCAATAACAATGATATAAATAATCATAACAGTAATAATGATGAAAACAGTGGTGATATCGATACCGACGGCAGTCAAGGCAGTAACGGCAATAGTAATGACAACGAAAATAATAGCGTTAACACTAACAGTAGTAATAGCAATAACAACAGCAGTGATATTGACCGTAATCAAGCTAACACAAGTAATGGTGTTGAAAGTGGTGAATGGTATGCCCGCATTCGTCATGAACATGCCATTAGCCGTCAGATTGTTATTCGGGGTAAAAGTAATCAGGCCAATTTAGCCCCGGGTCAACATATCCGCATCAAAGGCGGTACGATTGCCGGAATAGATGAGGGGGTAATGATATTAACGGTGCAAGGACAAGGAAACCGCAGTGAGGCTTATGAACTGAGTTTTACCGCCATACCTTACCAGCCATTAAAACCTTACCGCCCGGAGCCGATTCCTTTTCCGACTATTGACGGCACTTTACCGGCACGGGTAACCAGTCCGAATAATGACACCTATGGTTATATTGATACACAAGGGCGCTATCGGGTTAAATTTAACTTTGATTTAAAAGAGTGGCGAAACGGTGAAGAGAGTTTATGGTTAAGACTGGCTAAACCGTATGCAGGCAGTACCTATGGTTTTCACTTTCCACTGATTGACGGCACAGAAGTTGCGGTAGCGTTTACTAACGGTAATCCGGACCGACCTTATATCGCGCATGCGATGCATGACAGTGGCCACCCTGACCATGTGACTACCATAAACAAACATCGAAATGTAATTCGTACTCCTGCTAACAACAAACTGCGGATGGATGATAAGCGCGGACAAGAGCACATTAAGTTAGCGACCGAATACGGTAAAACCCAGCTTAACATCGGGCATTTAGTTGACCAAAACAAAG
Proteins encoded:
- a CDS encoding type VI secretion system Vgr family protein, producing the protein MKYIEDSMDKGLTNLVNQLGNGLSRGLKQGLVNGAGHNRYTLNIDGLSAEVSILQVEGNEQLNQPWHYTITFTSSDKQLSVESFLNQNARLSFNPANSGSLSDFATQGLNALNSLTSANPLDSLKQTNPLKQLDKLKQSNPLDSLNSLTQFNPLNPLNSLLSQGGSRTLYGVITQFSQLSVSNDEARYQVVLSSQLAKLALSHNCAIFQNQSVISVVEEVLRGHGYTGIDYRLALKEQYPEREFITQWQESDLEFIQRLLADVGVYFRFETHGEHNCDVLVISDYEQGYQQVADIVYKQPSGTLDNSVESVWDITLHSQMVESSVQVQDYNYRDAEANLLGEVNSQQKDNTTYGTDYRYDEHYKGLNSNGNGSNTNNNDINNHNSNNDENSGDIDTDGSQGSNGNSNDNENNSVNTNSSNSNNNSSDIDRNQANTSNGVESGEWYARIRHEHAISRQIVIRGKSNQANLAPGQHIRIKGGTIAGIDEGVMILTVQGQGNRSEAYELSFTAIPYQPLKPYRPEPIPFPTIDGTLPARVTSPNNDTYGYIDTQGRYRVKFNFDLKEWRNGEESLWLRLAKPYAGSTYGFHFPLIDGTEVAVAFTNGNPDRPYIAHAMHDSGHPDHVTTINKHRNVIRTPANNKLRMDDKRGQEHIKLATEYGKTQLNIGHLVDQNKEQRGEGFELRTDEWGAIAANKGLYLTSQTEPKAQGKQLDMQGAITQLENALSIAKALQNAATASEAHGADTDSQEQLKATLTQLAQSGIIAYAQEGIALTSPENIQLSTSNSVSVTSENQTDINALKNITVSSGESIGLFAHKSGMKVFANQGDVNVQAQNANLNMAAKQDIKIDSVDGKLTITASKELTLMCGGSYIKISSAGIELGTADNVYIKSNAMQKMGPAQRNIQRELPSICNGVQQDEANKHAIIVER